In Drosophila teissieri strain GT53w chromosome 2R, Prin_Dtei_1.1, whole genome shotgun sequence, the following proteins share a genomic window:
- the LOC122613100 gene encoding ATP-dependent RNA helicase DDX24 has protein sequence MVQNKQKTAKPPKLLKGAAKEPALPKAENWQKVKIKGHVISDDCSGFEGLIGLEVLKDYDASLVKSTQKRTKSRNTDRERKPKTKKRKVSKGGDEESSESSSESESEDEVAIAARTSRKARLAERHAQKMQKLREKREKRKELRKQKKSKGKENEDDKSEDSSDEHAADRFALLRPPPSDAEEEVAKAEDSADEQDSSDEEAPELVPISTDEAEDVSAWNGLGVPASILRALGEQGFKAPTQIQALTLPAAIHGKKDILGAAETGSGKTLAFGIPMLAGIMELKQRNIRSGIRKAPKVKGQQPEPAADEHELTPPPEELDHVSGASEEESDTEEQAQRIQTPLYGLVLTPTRELAVQVKNHLVAAAKYTGIRVAAIFGGLAVAKQERVLRQCPDIVVATPGRLWELYAQGNRHLGKIDDVSFLVIDETDRMVEKGHFEELRSLLKVLNSDEQKKHQRQNFVYSATLTLVHDLPDHMQKRNVGKRPKFVKQTVDQKIESLIEELGISQPKIVDITSSQQTAQTLTESRLLCPIDHKDYHLYYFIQRHPGRTIVFCNSIDCVKRLATLFGLLDCNPLPLHANMIQKQRLKNLERFRDSPLGLLIATDVAARGLDIPNVEHVIHYQVPRTSENYVHRSGRTARANKHGITVMFMEPGEVKSYVKLYKTLERTEDLPLFPISERFLGAVRERVNLARDLDKEELKLKRVQSERGWMKKHAEEMDMIIDGYNDESGSEPDEDPFVIERRRNRLRVETVRAQLNALLAQPIFPRGFSFKYPNSEAAQLATSHTQSAVETMKAAIEDQKQAKKDRNKRKRNA, from the exons ATGGTGCAAAATAAGCAGAAAACAGCGAAGCCACCAAAGCTACTAAAAGGCGCCGCCAAGGAGCCTGCACTTCCGAAGGCGGAGAACTGGCAAAAGGTGAAAATCAAGGGCCACGTGATATCCGACGATTGTAGCGGCTTCGAGGGATTAATTGGCCTGGAGGTGCTCAAGGACTACGATGCATCACTGGTGAAGTCCACGCAGAAGAGGACCAAATCCCGGAATACCGACAGAGAGCGCAAGCCGAAGACCAAGAAGAGGAAGGTATCGAAGGGCGGCGATGAAGAATCAAGCGAGAGTTCCAGCGAATCCGAGAGCGAGGATGAAGTGGCCATCGCTGCCAGGACCAGTAGGAAAGCCCGTCTGGCCGAGCGGCATGCGCAAAAGATGCAAAAACTACGGGAGAAACGGGAAAAGCGCAAGGAGCTACGTAAACAAAAGAAGTCAAAGGGAAAGGAAAACGAAGACGACAAAAGTGAGGACTCCAGTGATGAGCACGCGGCAGATCGCTTTGCGCTACTCCGGCCACCACCATCGGACGCTGAAGAAGAAGTGGCCAAGGCGGAAGATTCGGCAGACGAGCAGGACTCCAGCGACGAGGAAGCACCTGAATTAGTGCCAATCTCCACGGACGAAGCCGAAGATGTTTCCGCCTGGAACGGCCTCGGTGTTCCCGCGTCCATTCTGCGTGCCCTCGGCGAGCAAGGCTTCAAGGCGCCCACTCAAATCCAGGCACTGACTCTGCCGGCTGCAATCCACGGCAAAAAGGACATCCTTGGAGCAGCGGAAACGGGCAGCGGCAAGACCCTGGCCTTTGGCATACCCATGCTGGCCGGCATCATGGAGCTAAAGCAAAGGAACATTCGCTCTGGCATACGCAAGGCGCCCAAGGTGAAGGGACAGCAGCCGGAGCCAGCGGCAGATGAGCACGAGCTAACGCCGCCGCCGGAGGAACTGGATCATGTTTCGGGTGCCAGTGAAGAGGAGAGTGATACAGAGGAGCAAGCCCAGCGCATCCAGACACCGCTGTACGGTCTGGTTCTCACACCCACCAGGGAGTTGGCCGTACAGGTCAAAAATCACCTGGTGGCAGCGGCCAAGTATACGGGCATTCGAGTGGCAGCCATCTTCGGCGGTCTAGCAGTTGCGAAACAGGAGCGCGTACTTCGCCAGTGTCCGGACATCGTGGTGGCCACACCTGGTCGCCTCTGGGAACTGTACGCCCAGGGTAATCGCCATTTGGGCAAGATCGACGATGTCAGTTTCCTGGTCATCGACGAAACGGATCGCATGGTGGAGAAGGGACACTTCGAGGAGCTGCGCAGTCTGCTCAAGGTTCTCAATTCGGACGAGCAGAAGAAGCATCAGCGCCAAAACTTTGTTTACTCCGCCACTCTGACGTTGGTTCACGATCTTCCCGATCACATGCAAA AGCGAAATGTGGGTAAGCGCCCGAAGTTTGTGAAACAGACAGTGGATCAGAAAATTGAAAGTCTTATTGAGGAGTTGGGCATCTCTCAACCGAAGATTGTGGATATAACCAGCTCCCAGC AAACCGCACAAACATTGACCGAGAGCCGTCTGCTGTGCCCCATCGATCACAAGGACTACCATCTTTACTACTTCATTCAGCGCCACCCAGGCCGCACTATTGTTTTTTGCAATTCCATCGACTGCGTCAAACGACTTGCCACGCTCTTCGGCCTGCTGGACTGCAATCCCCTGCCCCTGCATGCCAACATGATCCAGAAGCAGCGTCTGAAGAACCTAGAGCGATTCCGTGACAGTCCCCTTGGCTTGCTGATTGCCACTGATGTGGCTGCACGTGGCCTGGACATACCGAATGTGGAGCATGTGATCCACTATCAAGTGCCGCGCACCAGCGAAAACTACGTACACAGATCGGGACGCACAGCACGAGCGAATAAGCACGGAATAACAGTCATGTTTATGGAGCCGGGAGAGGTCAAGAGCTATGTGAAGCTGTACAAGACATTGGAGAGAA CTGAGGATCTGCCGCTGTTTCCTATCTCGGAGCGCTTCCTGGGAGCTGTCCGCGAGCGTGTGAATCTGGCGCGAGATCTGGACAAGGAAGAACTGAAGCTAAAGCGCGTGCAGAGCGAGCGCGGCTGGATGAAGAAGCACGCTGAGGAAATGGACATGATCATTGATGGCTACAATGACGAATC TGGCAGCGAGCCGGATGAGGACCCATTTGTGATAGAGCGACGTCGCAATCGGCTGCGCGTGGAGACAGTACGAGCCCAGCTTAATGCCCTCCTGGCACAGCCCATCTTCCCCAGAGGCTTCAGCTTCAAGTATCCCAACAGCGAGGCGGCCCAATTGGCCACGAGTCACACGCAGAGTGCCGTGGAGACCATGAAGGCGGCCATAGAAGACCAGAAGCAGGCCAAAAAGGATCGCAACAAACGAAAAAGGAATGCCTAA
- the LOC122613102 gene encoding sister chromatid cohesion protein DCC1: MESMEVDETAAQLYVRTPEDVKAIVKHAKLDERQLTQLTQALYFPSADVDSDNLRLLELDGHMLGQIRDGQTLYFKGGQHEKLVLCTNERTYDVKGAEISNSLLLVPDLKFAAATSTSPLKSPRTGNANASLERSLNDSAEDELEVPRTLEQRPVLKVFHEYFECREIKPRFRKLGELLQLTRYSGPENEFCVEQKLLFTFAQLLDTVQCSRGQFMEGLNHYRAMELDGRMRVMEYEYEYRIISMMLGLISENSWALDEVEREETISALKGIAPEEVVAGLFDIYTTPSERCPEKFEYQESLVARIVAQNILQPGLRFRNEEFMRTWQEALPEGMSCDLKYLRGLGICDKEGAQPCIRSLAEELLPTNINDRMRALFKTKQRWTMEEMEPYIECFTTPNLSVSTLLAKHARSLTDGGVRYFVSKH; encoded by the exons ATGGAGTCCATGGAGGTGGATGAGACTGCTGCCCAGCT CTACGTACGCACGCCGGAGGATGTGAAGGCCATTGTGAAGCACGCCAAACTGGACGAGCGCCAGTTGACCCAACTCACCCAGGCGCTGTACTTTCCGTCGGCGGACGTGGATTCGGACAATCTGCGGCTGCTGGAGCTGGACGGGCACATGCTGGGACAAATCCGCGACGGCCAGACGCTGTACTTCAAGGGTGGCCAGCACGAGAAGTTGGTGCTGTGCACCAATGAGCGAACCTACGATGTGAAGGGTGCGGAAATCTCCAACAGCCTGTTGCTGGTGCCGGACCTCAAGTTTGCCGCCGCCACCAGCACCTCTCCGCTGAAGAGTCCGCGCACAGGCAACGCCAACGCCTCCCTGGAGCGCAGCCTCAACGACAGTGCGGAGGATGAACTGGAAGTGCCTAGAACTTTGGAGCAGCGACCGGTGCTCAAGGTGTTCCACGAGTACTTCGAGTGCCGCGAGATCAAACCGCGCTTTCGCAAGCTGGGCGAACTGCTGCAGCTTACACGATATTCGGGGCCGGAGAACGAGTTTTGCGTGGAGCAGAAGCTGCTCTTCACCTTTGCGCAGCTCCTGGACACGGTGCAGTGCAGTCGTGGTCAATTCATGGAGGGATTGAACCACTATCGCGCCATGGAGTTGGACGGTCGAATGCGCGTGATGGAGTACGAGTACGAATATCGCATTATTAGCATGATGCTGGGATTGATCAGTGAAAACTCCTGGGCTTTGGACGAAGTGGAGCGGGAGGAAACCATCAGCGCACTGAAGGGCATAGCGCCAGAGGAGGTTGTGGCTGGGCTTTTCGATATCTATACCACGCCAAGCGAACGTTGCCCGGAAAAGTTTGAGTACCAGGAATCACTGGTCGCCCGCATTGTGGCACAGAACATTCTTCAGCCGGGCTTGCGATTCCGCAACGAGGAGTTCATGCGCACCTGGCAGGAGGCGCTGCCCGAGGGCATGTCCTGCGACTTGAAGTATCTACGTGGTCTGGGCATTTGCGACAAGGAGGGCGCACAGCCCTGCATCCGGTCGCTGGCTGAGGAGTTACTGCCCACCAACATTAACGATCGCATGCGGGCCCTGTTCAAGACTAAGCAACGATGGACAATGGAGGAAATGGAACCGTACATAGA GTGCTTTACCACCCCGAACTTGTCCGTTTCCACATTGCTGGCCAAGCACGCACGCTCATTGACAGACGGAGGAGTGCGGTACTTTGTTTCCAAGCATTGA
- the LOC122613101 gene encoding LOW QUALITY PROTEIN: putative sodium-dependent multivitamin transporter (The sequence of the model RefSeq protein was modified relative to this genomic sequence to represent the inferred CDS: inserted 1 base in 1 codon), giving the protein MTVGTFDAWDTAVLISILVVSALIGIYYRYTGGKQKTTQEYLMADQSMTTFPVSFSLMASFMSAISLMGVSNESYQFGTLFCVINIAYVLSTPIAAYLFLPVFYRMRTTSVYEYLERRFGQATRLSASLAFTVQMVLYMGIALYAPALALEAVTGIHRSMAIVVIGLVCTFYSTLGGLKAVLITDVFQSFLMFAAIYAVIAVSAIKAGGFAAIWEVAVERGRVNFFEFSLDPTVRHTWWSLIIGGMVTYLSLYGVNQTQVQRLLSVRNLKSAQSALWWNLPILGLLSFSTIFSGLAIFYYYXDCDPVLEGRIGRRDQVMPLFALDTMGQYPGLCGLFVSGIFSASLSTISSAVTSLSAVTLEDYLKPLYKAIFKRTLIDSKSTLPTKIVACIFGLLCIGLAFMAGSMGGVLQASLTIFGVVGGPLLAIFTLGVCTTRSNQRGVLLGFLVSLIISFWMGFGGPKPIPVPLEFGTSGCANVTAAMAGYAIELNAKSSGVASEPDYFWLYRISYMWLSVIGFLIAVVVGYGSSIVLAHFGRAENAEIYLDKSQKQLDYDLFAPMLSRRWRRQEEKNQTAQDETLTKLTEQ; this is encoded by the exons ATGACTGTGGGAACGTTTGATGCCTGGGATACGGCTGTGCTGATCAGCATCCTGGTTGTCTCGGCGCTGATTGGCATCTACTACCGGTACACGGGCGGCAAGCAGAAGACCACACAGGAGTACCTGATGGCGGACCAGAGTATGACGACCTTTCCGGTCTCCTTCAGCCTGATGGCCAGCTTCATGTCCGCCATCTCACTGATGGGCGTCTCCAATGAGTCCTACCAATTCGGCACCTTGTTCTGTGTGATCAACATTGCCTACGTGCTGAGTACGCCCATCGCCGCCTACCTCTTCCTTCCCGTTTTCTACCGGATGCGGACGACCAGTGTGTACGAGTACCTGGAGCGACGCTTCGGCCAGGCCACCCGCCTGTCCGCCTCGCTGGCATTCACTGTGCAAATGGTGCTTTACATGGGCATTGCCCTCTATGCGCCAGCGCTCGCTTTAGAAGCTGTAACCGGCATTCATCGGTCAATGGCCATTGTGGTGATTGGACTGGTCTGCACCTTCTATTCGACACTTGGCGGCCTGAAGGCGGTGCTCATCACGGATGTGTTTCAGTCCTTCCTCATGTTTGCCGCCATCTACGCCGTGATTGCCGTGTCGGCCATTAAAGCCGGCGGATTCGCGGCCATCTGGGAGGTGGCTGTGGAGCGAGGACGCGTCAATTTCTTTGAGTTTTCATTGGATCCCACCGTGCGGCATACCTGGTGGTCACTTATAATTGGCGGCATGGTCACTTACCTCTCTTTGTATGGCGTTAATCAAACGCAAGTGCAGCGGCTTTTGAGTGTACGCAATTTGAAGAGCGCTCAGTCGGCGCTTTGGTGGAACTTGCCCATTCTGGGATTGCTTAGTTTCAGCACCATTTTCAGTGGATTGGCTATATTCTACTACT CGGATTGTGATCCAGTGCTAGAGGGTCGCATCGGGAGGCGAGATCAGGTCATGCCCCTTTTCGCACTGGACACCATGG GTCAATATCCTGGATTGTGTGGGCTTTTCGTGTCCGGAATATTCTCCGCCAGTCTTTCGACGATTTCATCGGCAGTTACCTCACTCTCGGCCGTAACGCTGGAGGATTACTTGAAGCCCTTGTACAAGGCGATATTTAAACGGACACTAATCGACTCCAAGTCGACGTTGCCCACCAAGATTGTGGCGTGCATCTTTGGCTTGCTGTGCATCGGACTGGCATTTATGGCTGGCTCTATGGGCGGTGTGCTCCAGGCTTCGCTTACCATTTTCGGCGTGGTTGGCGGTCCTTTGCTGGCCATTTTCACCCTGGGAGTCTGCACCACACGCAGCAACCAAAGAGGCGTGCTGCTTGGATTCCTCGTTTCTCTAATCATTTCCTTCTGGATGGGATTCGGCGGACCCAAACCAATTCCAGTTCCCTTGGAGTTCGGCACATCGGGCTGTGCGAATGTCACCGCTGCAATGGCGGGTTACGCCATCGAGCTCAACGCAAAGAGCAGTGGAGTGGCCAGCGAACCGGACTACTTCTGGTTATATCGAATTTCCTACATGTGGCTAAGCGTGATCGGCTTTCTTATCGCCGTGGTCGTCGGCTATGGCAGCAGCATTGTGCTGGCTCACTTTGGAAGAGCAGAGAACGCGGAAATCTATTTGGACAAGTCTCAGAAGCAACTGGACTACGACCTATTCGCACCCATGCTGTCTCGTCGCTGGCGACgccaagaagaaaaaaaccaaactgcCCAGGACGAAACGCTCACCAAACTAACTGAGCAGTAG